One genomic window of Kaistia geumhonensis includes the following:
- a CDS encoding glycoside hydrolase family 95 protein, with amino-acid sequence MAPWDLWYRRPAVAWTEALPVGNGRLGAMVFGGVGRERLQLNESTFWAGGPYQPVNPEALPHLEEVRGLIFAGRHAEAEALANRCLMAKPIKQMSYQPIGDVFIDFGHDGAEDYRRGLSLDDAAATTRYRAGGVTYTRELIASPADDVILMRVASDRPGALAFRLTLESPQQGAMMPPGRDWIGFAGKGPDAHGIAGVLRFAVKARVLTEGGDCMVGADGIRVEGATEALVAINAATSFVRFDRVDGDPMARVDAGLMDLSAGRWADLRARHVAEHRRLFGGFAIDLGTSAAAELPTDERIAGFAEGGDAALAALYVQYGRYLMVSSSRPGTQPANLQGLWNEEVQPPWDSKYTANINLQMNYWLPDLAGLGACFEPLIAMVEDLSETGAVMARAHYDAPGWVLHHNTDLWRATGPIDGAQWGLWPTGGAWLCVQLHDHADYRGDDAVLGRIYPLMKGAAEFLRAVLVPLPGTDLLVTNPSVSPENVHPNGASICAGPAMDSQIARDLFSRTAATARRLGRDEAFAAELEALLPRLPADRIGAAGQLQEWLEDWDLDVPEIHHRHVSHLYAVYPSWQIDPDTTPERAAAARRSLEIRGDDATGWGIGWRINLWARLRDGAHAHDVLALLLHPERSYPNLFDAHPPFQIDGNFGGAAGIIEMIVQSKPGELLLLPALPPAWPKGKVAGVGARGGLTVDLDWADGVPTGIVLHAAKAIALDVRFGGALMPVTLAAGETRRLL; translated from the coding sequence ATGGCTCCGTGGGATCTCTGGTATCGTCGGCCGGCGGTGGCGTGGACCGAGGCGCTGCCGGTCGGCAACGGGCGATTGGGCGCCATGGTGTTCGGCGGCGTCGGGCGCGAGCGGCTGCAGCTGAACGAGAGCACCTTCTGGGCGGGCGGTCCCTACCAGCCGGTCAATCCTGAAGCTCTGCCGCATCTGGAAGAGGTGCGCGGCCTGATCTTCGCCGGCCGGCATGCCGAGGCGGAGGCGCTCGCCAATCGCTGCCTGATGGCGAAGCCGATCAAGCAGATGTCCTACCAGCCGATCGGCGATGTCTTTATCGACTTCGGCCATGACGGCGCGGAGGACTATCGCCGCGGCCTGTCGCTGGACGACGCGGCGGCGACGACGCGCTACCGCGCCGGCGGCGTCACCTACACCCGCGAGCTCATCGCCTCTCCGGCGGACGACGTGATCCTGATGCGGGTTGCCTCCGACCGGCCGGGCGCGCTTGCCTTCCGCCTGACCCTCGAGAGCCCGCAGCAGGGCGCGATGATGCCGCCCGGCCGCGACTGGATCGGATTTGCCGGCAAAGGACCGGATGCGCACGGCATCGCCGGCGTGCTCCGCTTCGCCGTCAAGGCGCGCGTGCTGACGGAGGGCGGCGACTGCATGGTCGGCGCCGACGGCATCCGCGTCGAGGGCGCGACCGAGGCGCTCGTCGCCATCAATGCGGCGACCAGCTTCGTGCGCTTCGACCGGGTCGACGGCGATCCGATGGCGCGCGTCGATGCCGGTCTGATGGACCTCTCCGCCGGACGCTGGGCAGACCTCAGGGCCCGCCATGTGGCCGAGCATCGGCGGCTCTTCGGCGGCTTCGCGATCGATCTCGGCACGAGCGCGGCGGCGGAACTGCCGACGGACGAGCGCATCGCCGGCTTCGCCGAGGGCGGCGATGCGGCGCTCGCGGCGCTTTATGTCCAGTATGGCCGCTATCTCATGGTGTCGTCGTCCCGCCCTGGAACGCAGCCGGCCAATCTGCAGGGACTCTGGAACGAGGAGGTCCAGCCGCCCTGGGACAGCAAGTACACCGCCAACATCAACCTGCAGATGAACTACTGGCTGCCGGACCTCGCCGGTCTCGGCGCGTGCTTCGAGCCGCTGATCGCCATGGTCGAGGATCTCTCCGAGACCGGCGCCGTCATGGCGCGCGCGCATTACGACGCGCCGGGCTGGGTGCTGCACCACAACACCGACCTGTGGCGGGCCACCGGGCCGATCGACGGCGCGCAATGGGGCCTCTGGCCGACGGGCGGCGCCTGGCTCTGCGTCCAGTTGCACGACCACGCCGATTATCGCGGGGACGATGCGGTCCTCGGGCGCATCTACCCCCTGATGAAGGGCGCGGCCGAGTTCCTGCGCGCCGTTCTGGTGCCGCTGCCGGGCACCGATCTTCTCGTCACCAACCCCTCCGTCTCGCCCGAGAACGTGCATCCGAACGGCGCCAGCATCTGCGCCGGGCCGGCCATGGACAGCCAGATCGCGCGCGACCTCTTCTCGCGGACCGCCGCGACCGCGCGGCGGCTCGGCCGCGACGAGGCCTTCGCCGCCGAACTGGAGGCGCTGCTCCCCCGGCTTCCCGCCGACCGCATCGGCGCCGCCGGCCAGTTGCAGGAATGGCTGGAGGACTGGGACCTCGATGTCCCGGAGATCCATCACCGCCATGTCTCGCATCTCTACGCGGTCTATCCGTCCTGGCAGATCGATCCCGACACGACGCCGGAACGCGCCGCCGCGGCGCGGCGCTCGCTGGAGATCCGCGGCGACGATGCGACCGGCTGGGGCATCGGCTGGCGCATCAATCTCTGGGCGCGGCTGCGCGACGGCGCGCATGCCCATGACGTGCTGGCGCTGCTGCTCCATCCCGAGCGCAGCTATCCCAATCTCTTCGATGCGCATCCGCCCTTCCAGATCGACGGCAATTTCGGCGGCGCCGCCGGTATCATCGAGATGATCGTGCAGTCGAAGCCGGGCGAATTGCTGCTGCTGCCGGCGCTGCCGCCGGCCTGGCCGAAGGGAAAGGTCGCCGGTGTCGGCGCGCGGGGCGGCCTGACCGTCGATCTCGACTGGGCGGACGGCGTCCCGACCGGGATCGTCCTCCATGCGGCGAAGGCGATCGCGCTCGATGTCCGCTTCGGCGGCGCGCTCATGCCCGTGACGCTCGCCGCCGGCGAGACACGCCGGCTGCTGTAG
- a CDS encoding mannitol dehydrogenase family protein, with protein sequence MAAPIIQFGTSRFLQAHVDLMLSEAAAAGQDVGRVTVVETTGSPASRARIAAFREGKPYPVRIRGLVDGKPVDEERQVSVISDGLSAREDAARLAALFAGPVSTVVSNTGDRGYDVPETPVPTLEGWSTFPELLTALLFHRFEAGGGGMTLFPCELVERNGARLAALVDALAVRGGLPQAFRSWLAAECRFVDSLVDRIVSAPIEPVGAVAEPYALWAIRAMPGLVPPCRHTDIQVVDDLDFIERRKLFVLNLGHTLLADRWLREGRRQDETVREIIADPAVRAWLETIMRSEVIPAFGDRQDEIAAYFAVTLDRFANPFLDHRLADIAQNHAAKIDRRAGGLVRFATSTGHSSTFPMLGATFPDIAG encoded by the coding sequence ATGGCCGCGCCGATCATCCAGTTCGGGACCAGCCGCTTCCTGCAGGCCCATGTCGACCTGATGCTCTCGGAGGCCGCCGCGGCGGGCCAGGATGTCGGCCGCGTCACGGTGGTCGAGACGACCGGCTCGCCGGCCTCCCGCGCCCGCATCGCCGCCTTCCGCGAAGGGAAGCCCTATCCGGTGCGCATCCGCGGCCTCGTCGACGGCAAGCCGGTCGACGAGGAACGGCAGGTTTCAGTCATTTCGGACGGGCTGTCGGCGCGCGAGGATGCGGCGCGGCTGGCGGCGCTCTTCGCCGGGCCAGTGTCGACGGTGGTCAGCAATACCGGCGACCGTGGCTATGACGTCCCCGAAACGCCCGTCCCGACGCTGGAGGGCTGGAGCACCTTTCCGGAGCTGCTGACCGCGCTGCTCTTTCATCGCTTCGAGGCGGGCGGCGGCGGCATGACACTGTTCCCCTGCGAACTCGTCGAGCGCAACGGGGCGCGGCTTGCGGCGCTGGTCGACGCCCTAGCGGTCCGGGGCGGGCTGCCGCAGGCCTTTCGCAGCTGGCTCGCCGCCGAATGCCGCTTCGTCGATTCGCTGGTCGACCGCATCGTCTCGGCGCCCATCGAGCCGGTCGGCGCCGTCGCCGAACCCTATGCGCTGTGGGCGATCCGGGCGATGCCGGGGCTGGTTCCGCCCTGTCGGCACACCGACATCCAGGTGGTCGACGACCTCGATTTCATCGAGCGGCGCAAGCTCTTCGTGCTCAATCTCGGCCATACTCTGCTGGCCGATCGCTGGCTGCGCGAGGGCCGGCGGCAGGACGAGACGGTGCGCGAGATCATCGCCGATCCGGCCGTCCGGGCCTGGCTGGAGACGATCATGCGCAGCGAGGTGATCCCGGCCTTCGGCGACCGGCAGGACGAAATCGCGGCCTATTTCGCGGTGACACTCGACCGTTTCGCCAATCCGTTCCTCGATCACCGCCTCGCCGACATCGCGCAGAACCACGCCGCCAAGATCGACAGGCGCGCCGGCGGGCTTGTCCGCTTCGCAACATCGACCGGACATTCTTCAACATTTCCCATGCTCGGCGCGACATTTCCCGACATTGCCGGCTGA
- a CDS encoding zinc-binding alcohol dehydrogenase family protein: MRAIVVEKPGSISLAERPAAEAPAPGWVAIDIARVGICGTDYHIFEGKHPFLVYPRVIGHELSGVVASDSEGWKAGTRVIINPYVACGTCHACMRGKPNCCMRIGVLGVHRDGGLCERINVPAINLIAAGDLDEEAAATVEFLAIGAHAVRRSGLGAADRVLVVGAGPIGLGAALFARRRGAELHLVDASAERLAMVADRFGFANTHVAGDPAALVAAATEGDGFDTVFDATGNPRAMQASFGYLAHGGSYVMVGVVPDDITFNDAEFHKREATLLASRNATSEDFATVVAALADGSIDHRKLITHRTTMEDFPAVMAEWARDRSSLIKAMVSVS, translated from the coding sequence ATGCGTGCCATCGTGGTGGAGAAACCGGGCTCAATCAGCCTTGCCGAGCGGCCGGCTGCCGAGGCGCCGGCACCGGGCTGGGTGGCGATCGATATCGCGCGGGTCGGGATCTGCGGCACCGACTACCACATCTTCGAAGGCAAGCATCCCTTCCTCGTCTATCCCCGGGTGATCGGCCACGAGCTGTCCGGCGTCGTCGCCTCCGATAGCGAGGGCTGGAAGGCGGGGACGCGCGTCATCATCAATCCCTATGTCGCCTGCGGCACCTGCCATGCCTGCATGCGCGGCAAGCCCAATTGCTGCATGCGCATCGGCGTGCTCGGCGTGCATCGCGACGGCGGGCTGTGCGAGCGGATCAACGTGCCGGCGATCAACCTGATCGCGGCCGGCGATCTCGACGAGGAGGCCGCGGCAACCGTCGAGTTCCTGGCGATCGGGGCCCATGCGGTGCGCCGTTCCGGCCTCGGTGCGGCCGACCGCGTGCTGGTGGTCGGCGCAGGCCCGATCGGCCTCGGGGCTGCGCTCTTTGCCCGCCGGCGGGGCGCGGAACTGCATCTCGTCGATGCGAGCGCGGAACGGCTGGCCATGGTGGCGGACCGCTTCGGCTTCGCCAACACGCATGTCGCCGGCGATCCTGCGGCACTGGTCGCAGCCGCGACCGAAGGCGACGGCTTCGATACCGTCTTCGACGCCACCGGCAATCCGCGCGCCATGCAGGCGAGCTTCGGCTATCTGGCGCATGGCGGCAGCTATGTCATGGTCGGGGTCGTCCCGGACGACATCACCTTCAACGATGCCGAATTCCACAAGCGCGAGGCCACGCTGTTGGCGAGTCGCAACGCCACATCGGAGGATTTCGCGACCGTGGTCGCCGCGCTCGCAGACGGCAGCATCGACCATCGCAAGCTGATCACCCATCGCACGACGATGGAGGATTTCCCGGCGGTGATGGCCGAATGGGCCCGCGACCGCAGCAGCCTGATCAAGGCCATGGTGAGCGTCTCGTGA
- a CDS encoding AGE family epimerase/isomerase, whose product MAVETATWIGTGGSDLVARPGHRDWLKSQAGDLIAFFQKSALNPAGGFFALDDAGQPLPPPGPGGTVRYLHETTRMVHCFAIAHLIGLPGADRMVDHGMAFLRSHHEDKKEGGWFWGVDDHGPTNATKQAYGHAFVLLAGSSAKVVGHPGADSLIADATEVLLSHFWDDAAGATTEEYTADWQPLGPYRGQNSNMHLTEALMAAFEATGQQRYLDMAGRIAALIIGKHARAEGWRVAEHFRADWSVDRDYEGDPMFRPAGTTPGHALEWSRLLVQLWEFGGRREEWLIEAARSLFLRTCEIGWDGSRGGFYYTLDWQDRPARSDRYWWPCAEGIGAAAVLRQTGGDARFEEWYRRIWDFTARHLIDPRHGGWYPEIDDELKPVSRVFVGRPDLYHSLQACLIPLLPASGSITRGLAAEAGQL is encoded by the coding sequence ATGGCGGTTGAGACAGCAACCTGGATCGGCACCGGCGGCAGCGATTTGGTGGCGCGCCCCGGCCATCGCGACTGGCTGAAGAGCCAGGCCGGCGATCTGATCGCCTTCTTCCAGAAATCCGCGCTCAACCCGGCCGGCGGCTTCTTCGCGCTCGACGATGCCGGTCAGCCGCTGCCCCCGCCCGGCCCCGGCGGCACGGTGCGCTATCTGCACGAGACGACGCGCATGGTGCACTGCTTCGCCATCGCCCATCTCATCGGCCTGCCGGGCGCCGACCGCATGGTCGACCATGGCATGGCCTTCCTGCGCAGCCATCACGAGGACAAGAAGGAGGGCGGCTGGTTCTGGGGCGTCGATGACCATGGCCCGACCAATGCCACCAAGCAGGCCTATGGCCATGCCTTCGTGCTGCTGGCCGGCTCGTCGGCCAAGGTCGTCGGTCATCCCGGCGCCGACAGCCTGATCGCCGACGCGACCGAAGTGCTCCTCAGCCACTTCTGGGACGACGCCGCCGGCGCGACGACCGAGGAATACACCGCCGACTGGCAGCCGCTCGGCCCCTATCGCGGCCAGAACTCCAACATGCACCTCACCGAGGCGCTGATGGCGGCCTTCGAGGCGACCGGCCAGCAGCGCTATCTCGACATGGCCGGCCGCATCGCTGCGCTGATCATCGGCAAGCATGCCCGCGCCGAAGGCTGGCGGGTGGCCGAGCATTTCCGCGCCGACTGGAGCGTCGACCGCGACTATGAGGGCGATCCGATGTTCCGCCCGGCAGGAACGACACCCGGCCATGCGCTGGAATGGAGCCGGCTGCTGGTGCAGCTCTGGGAGTTCGGCGGGCGCCGCGAGGAATGGCTGATCGAGGCGGCGCGGTCGCTGTTCCTGCGCACCTGCGAGATCGGCTGGGACGGGTCGCGCGGCGGCTTCTACTACACTCTCGACTGGCAGGATCGGCCGGCCCGTTCGGATCGTTACTGGTGGCCCTGCGCGGAAGGGATCGGCGCGGCCGCCGTCCTGCGCCAGACCGGCGGCGATGCGCGGTTCGAGGAATGGTATCGCCGCATCTGGGACTTCACCGCTCGTCACCTGATCGATCCGCGCCACGGCGGCTGGTATCCGGAGATCGACGACGAGCTGAAGCCGGTCTCGCGCGTCTTCGTCGGCCGGCCGGACCTCTATCATTCGCTGCAGGCCTGCCTCATCCCGCTGCTGCCGGCGAGCGGCAGCATCACACGCGGTCTCGCCGCCGAAGCCGGCCAGCTCTGA
- a CDS encoding aldo/keto reductase — protein MSEPAAPTIDASIRRLRIGGSPPLLPVAFGGSLYTPASAGGTQEADFAGAIAAAYEAGIRHFDTAAGYAGGRSEKIYGDFVAGRRGEIFLASKANPADPGGAAMAAAVDDSLRRLKTDHIDLFYIHWPRGGADMRPRMEALEAARRAGKIGAVGVSNFSVAEMQQVQEVGRIDAHQLGYNLLWRHAEGDVIPYCAANGIAVVAYSTLAHGILTGKFGPTPDLSGDDQRHRVLPFRADIWPHVHAGVEELKGVAREAGRPLAHLAIRWSLARPGIDAVVVGARSRAQCEANLAALGGAVDPAVFERMTAISDMIAAHVPDEGNLFDYRP, from the coding sequence ATGAGCGAACCCGCTGCCCCCACCATCGATGCTTCCATCCGCAGGCTGCGGATCGGCGGCTCGCCGCCGCTGCTGCCGGTCGCCTTCGGCGGCTCCCTCTACACGCCGGCCTCGGCCGGCGGCACGCAGGAAGCAGATTTCGCCGGCGCCATCGCCGCCGCCTATGAGGCCGGAATCCGCCATTTCGACACGGCCGCCGGCTATGCCGGCGGGCGCTCGGAAAAGATCTATGGCGATTTCGTCGCCGGGCGGCGCGGCGAGATCTTCCTGGCATCCAAGGCCAACCCCGCCGACCCGGGCGGCGCCGCGATGGCGGCGGCGGTCGACGACAGCCTCAGGCGGCTGAAGACCGACCATATCGACCTCTTCTACATCCATTGGCCGCGCGGCGGCGCCGACATGCGGCCGCGCATGGAGGCGCTGGAAGCGGCGCGCCGCGCCGGGAAGATCGGCGCGGTGGGCGTCAGCAATTTCTCCGTCGCAGAAATGCAGCAGGTGCAGGAGGTTGGCCGCATCGACGCGCACCAGCTCGGCTACAACCTCCTCTGGCGCCACGCCGAAGGGGACGTCATCCCCTATTGCGCCGCGAACGGCATCGCCGTCGTCGCCTATTCGACGCTCGCCCACGGCATCCTGACCGGCAAGTTCGGCCCGACGCCCGACCTTTCCGGTGACGACCAGCGCCATCGCGTTCTGCCGTTCCGCGCCGATATCTGGCCGCATGTGCATGCCGGCGTCGAGGAGCTGAAGGGCGTGGCGCGCGAGGCCGGGCGACCGCTGGCGCATCTTGCGATCCGCTGGAGCCTCGCCCGCCCCGGCATCGACGCCGTCGTCGTCGGCGCCCGCAGCCGCGCGCAATGCGAGGCCAATCTCGCCGCGCTCGGCGGCGCTGTCGACCCGGCGGTCTTCGAGCGGATGACCGCGATCAGCGACATGATCGCCGCGCATGTGCCGGACGAGGGAAATCTCTTCGACTATCGTCCCTGA
- a CDS encoding 3-keto-disaccharide hydrolase, producing MAEAITLFDGSTLKGWRAAPRLPTPVRADDPPLPTNTDAYRRALGHLGRWTVEDGAICGRQDPPGSGLGAYLVSEGAFGDFELELEARPDWPADTGIMLRATAEGTTGYQVLVDHRKSGNIGGFYGNGIGRFHAINFNVDVERDDAGRPLRLRIEDLSTTIEPIHDWKPALLARKATGEEFLKAWKWGDWNAFRIRMVGALPTITVWINGLLVAELDTATMTYPDFDGAAVLRKLGTAGHIAFEVHDNDPRMGAERWAPEAACRWRNIRVTPL from the coding sequence ATGGCCGAGGCCATCACGCTTTTCGACGGATCGACCCTCAAGGGCTGGCGGGCCGCGCCGCGCCTGCCGACGCCGGTGCGCGCCGACGATCCACCGCTTCCGACCAACACCGACGCTTATCGGAGGGCGCTTGGCCATCTCGGGCGCTGGACCGTCGAGGACGGCGCGATCTGCGGACGGCAGGACCCGCCGGGGAGCGGCCTCGGCGCCTATCTCGTCAGCGAAGGGGCGTTCGGCGATTTTGAGCTCGAGCTGGAGGCGCGGCCCGACTGGCCGGCCGATACCGGCATCATGCTGCGCGCCACAGCCGAGGGCACCACCGGCTATCAGGTGCTCGTCGACCACCGGAAGTCCGGGAATATCGGCGGCTTCTACGGCAACGGCATCGGGCGTTTCCACGCCATCAACTTCAATGTCGATGTCGAGCGCGACGACGCCGGCAGGCCGCTTCGCCTCAGGATCGAGGATCTGTCGACGACCATCGAGCCGATCCACGACTGGAAGCCGGCGCTTCTCGCGCGCAAGGCCACGGGCGAGGAGTTCCTGAAGGCGTGGAAGTGGGGCGACTGGAACGCCTTCCGCATCCGCATGGTCGGCGCGCTGCCGACGATCACCGTCTGGATCAACGGGCTGCTTGTCGCCGAACTCGATACCGCCACGATGACCTATCCGGATTTCGACGGCGCCGCGGTGTTGCGCAAGCTCGGCACTGCCGGGCACATTGCCTTCGAGGTCCACGACAACGATCCGCGCATGGGCGCGGAGCGCTGGGCGCCGGAGGCGGCCTGCCGCTGGCGCAACATCCGCGTCACGCCGCTCTGA
- a CDS encoding TolB family protein, which yields MALEVRSIFTRKGRSLLPGQSAKLVTFDLASGAPTVVLEADEVIEAPNWTPDGKWLIFNAGGEIWRIAAEGGSLPERIETGTIRDLNNDHVLSPDGQTIYLSNNDGHLYAVAITGGEPRRVSNDHASPHHYYLHGISPDGLTLAYVAVEGPAGAKRINLFTIPAAGGPDTRLSDVAYPNDGPEYSPDGAWIYFNAERAATIPGHAQCFRMRPDGTGIEQLTFDERVNWFPHVSPDGKAVVYISYPPGTTGHPANKDVVLRLMNPDGSGQRDLVAFFGGQGTINVNSWAPDSRRFAYVAYPTG from the coding sequence GTGGCCCTCGAAGTTCGATCCATCTTCACCCGCAAGGGCCGCAGCCTGCTGCCCGGCCAGAGCGCGAAGCTCGTCACCTTCGACCTCGCCAGCGGCGCTCCGACGGTCGTCCTCGAAGCCGACGAGGTGATCGAGGCGCCGAACTGGACGCCGGACGGCAAATGGCTGATCTTCAATGCCGGCGGCGAGATCTGGCGGATCGCGGCCGAGGGCGGATCGCTGCCCGAGAGGATCGAGACCGGCACCATCCGCGATCTCAACAACGACCATGTCCTCTCGCCGGACGGCCAGACGATCTATCTCAGCAACAATGACGGCCATCTCTATGCCGTGGCGATCACCGGCGGCGAGCCGCGCCGCGTCTCCAACGACCATGCGAGCCCGCATCACTATTACCTGCATGGCATATCGCCCGACGGGCTGACGCTCGCCTATGTGGCCGTCGAGGGGCCGGCAGGGGCGAAGCGGATCAACCTCTTCACGATCCCCGCCGCCGGCGGACCGGACACGCGGCTCAGCGATGTCGCCTATCCCAATGACGGGCCGGAATATTCGCCCGACGGCGCCTGGATCTATTTCAACGCCGAGCGCGCGGCGACCATTCCGGGCCATGCGCAGTGCTTCCGCATGCGCCCGGACGGCACGGGCATCGAGCAGCTGACCTTCGACGAGAGGGTCAACTGGTTCCCGCATGTCTCCCCAGACGGCAAGGCGGTCGTCTATATCAGCTATCCGCCCGGCACCACGGGGCATCCGGCCAACAAGGACGTCGTCCTGCGGCTGATGAACCCGGACGGCAGTGGCCAGCGCGATCTCGTTGCCTTCTTCGGTGGCCAGGGCACGATCAACGTCAACAGCTGGGCACCGGACAGCCGCCGCTTCGCCTATGTCGCCTATCCGACCGGCTAG
- a CDS encoding NADPH-dependent F420 reductase: MRIAVLGTGQVGSALAGKLAALRHDVVLGSRDPASARAQSVASAAGARVASYAEAAAHGEWLVNALPGEEAIGILSACAVDGKIMVDIANYNSAVDQPILIPIGEAIQAAFPKLRLVKALNSVSAHLMVDPVALGRPHSVFVASNDLSAKAEVVELLRSFGWQDIIDLGPLAEARAMEQLIPLWMALERRFGHPGFNLAVIREDGPAGGA, from the coding sequence ATGCGCATCGCCGTCCTCGGAACCGGCCAGGTGGGGAGCGCGCTCGCCGGCAAGCTCGCCGCCCTCCGCCATGACGTCGTCCTCGGCAGCCGCGATCCGGCCAGCGCGCGGGCGCAATCCGTCGCGTCGGCGGCCGGGGCGCGGGTCGCGTCCTATGCCGAGGCCGCGGCGCATGGCGAGTGGCTGGTGAATGCCCTGCCCGGCGAGGAAGCCATCGGCATCCTTTCCGCCTGCGCCGTGGACGGCAAGATCATGGTCGACATCGCGAACTACAACAGCGCCGTCGACCAGCCGATCCTGATCCCGATCGGCGAGGCGATCCAGGCGGCGTTCCCGAAGCTGAGGCTCGTCAAGGCGCTGAACAGCGTCAGCGCGCATCTGATGGTCGATCCTGTCGCGCTCGGCCGGCCGCACAGCGTCTTCGTGGCCAGCAACGACCTGTCGGCGAAGGCGGAGGTGGTGGAGCTTCTGCGAAGCTTCGGCTGGCAGGACATCATCGATCTCGGTCCGCTCGCCGAAGCGCGGGCCATGGAGCAACTGATCCCGCTCTGGATGGCGCTGGAACGGCGCTTCGGCCATCCCGGCTTCAACCTCGCCGTCATCCGGGAGGATGGTCCGGCGGGAGGGGCCTGA
- a CDS encoding DUF1254 domain-containing protein, with the protein MNLTRRGFGLGGASLLALAAGTGHALAFEGPLADLVEGTDEFRTAVDAYVYGYPLVTMEYTRRIMTNVAAGEGTRGPMGALIKLREYPDASFRDVTAPNADTLYTTAWFDVGDEPWVLAQPDMGDRYFLLPLLSGWTDVFEVPGKRTTGGAAKTFLVTGPGWSGTVPEGMTELKSPTSMVWLLGRIYCTGTPEDYAAVHALQDAFKLQPLSSWGKEWTPPAGKVDPAIDMKTPTRDQVNALPAADYFTLLAELMKRNPPAAADAPAMERFATIGLAPGRFDASKLDKRADRRIPSVGYDKIMLHFVDSDGDITRENGWSFTTKAGIYGTDYLQRALVTAIGLGANRPQDAIYPTSLKPNALENYSGEHRYVLRFPKGQLPPVQGFWSLTMYDEQLFFVANPINRYSMSIRTNPVYGEDGSLTIYIQNESPGADKEANWLPAPKGKFHLMLRLYWPTESSPSIINATWAIPKVEKV; encoded by the coding sequence ATGAACCTCACCCGACGCGGCTTCGGTCTCGGTGGAGCCAGTCTGCTGGCGCTTGCGGCCGGAACTGGCCATGCGCTCGCCTTCGAGGGGCCGCTGGCGGATCTCGTCGAGGGCACGGACGAGTTCCGGACGGCGGTCGATGCCTATGTCTACGGCTATCCGCTTGTCACGATGGAATATACCCGCCGCATCATGACCAATGTGGCGGCCGGGGAGGGGACCCGCGGTCCGATGGGCGCCCTCATCAAGCTGCGCGAATATCCCGATGCCAGCTTCCGCGACGTCACCGCGCCGAATGCGGACACGCTCTACACGACCGCCTGGTTCGATGTCGGCGACGAGCCCTGGGTGCTGGCGCAGCCCGATATGGGCGATCGCTACTTCCTGCTGCCGCTGCTCTCGGGCTGGACCGACGTCTTCGAGGTGCCTGGCAAGCGCACCACCGGCGGCGCCGCGAAGACCTTCCTCGTCACCGGGCCGGGCTGGAGCGGGACGGTGCCCGAGGGCATGACCGAGCTCAAGTCGCCGACAAGCATGGTCTGGCTGCTCGGGCGCATCTACTGCACCGGCACGCCGGAGGACTATGCCGCCGTCCATGCGCTGCAGGACGCCTTCAAGCTCCAGCCGCTCAGCAGCTGGGGCAAGGAATGGACGCCGCCCGCCGGCAAGGTCGATCCCGCGATCGACATGAAGACGCCGACCCGCGACCAGGTCAACGCCCTCCCGGCGGCCGACTATTTCACGCTGCTCGCCGAGCTCATGAAGCGCAACCCGCCCGCCGCCGCCGATGCGCCGGCGATGGAGCGTTTCGCGACGATCGGCCTCGCGCCCGGCCGGTTCGATGCCTCGAAGCTCGACAAGCGCGCCGATCGCCGCATTCCCTCGGTCGGCTACGACAAGATCATGCTGCATTTCGTCGATTCGGACGGCGACATCACGCGCGAGAACGGCTGGTCCTTCACCACCAAGGCCGGCATCTACGGCACCGACTATCTGCAGCGCGCGCTGGTCACCGCCATCGGCCTCGGCGCAAACCGGCCGCAGGATGCCATCTACCCGACCTCGCTGAAGCCGAATGCGCTCGAGAACTACAGCGGCGAGCATCGCTATGTCTTGCGCTTCCCGAAGGGCCAGCTGCCGCCCGTCCAGGGGTTCTGGTCGCTGACCATGTATGACGAGCAGCTGTTTTTCGTCGCCAATCCGATCAACCGCTATTCGATGAGCATCCGCACCAATCCCGTCTATGGCGAGGACGGATCGCTGACCATCTACATCCAGAACGAGAGCCCCGGCGCCGACAAGGAGGCCAACTGGCTTCCCGCGCCCAAGGGCAAGTTCCACCTCATGCTGCGGCTCTACTGGCCGACGGAAAGTTCGCCGTCGATCATCAATGCGACCTGGGCGATCCCGAAGGTCGAAAAGGTATAG